From the genome of Malus sylvestris chromosome 6, drMalSylv7.2, whole genome shotgun sequence, one region includes:
- the LOC126627116 gene encoding nuclear transcription factor Y subunit C-3-like, whose product MRQPGRYSGLTMCGGISGRTGPHSLPLARIKKIMKNSGEDVKMISGEAPIVFSKACEMFIEELTRRSWMTTLEGKRRTVHKDDVASAVVATDIFDFLVSLVSGSCCSEDITPVEIETLEKS is encoded by the coding sequence ATGAGGCAACCGGGAAGGTATTCAGGATTGACGATGTGTGGCGGCATATCAGGGAGAACTGGGCCCCACTCGCTACCGTTGGCGAGGATCAAGAAGATCATGAAGAACTCTGGGGAGGATGTGAAGATGATATCTGGGGAGGCTCCAATTGTGTTCTCAAAGGCATGTGAGATGTTCATAGAGGAGCTCACTCGGAGGTCTTGGATGACCACCCTCGAAGGGAAGAGGAGGACAGTGCACAAAGACGATGTAGCGTCGGCTGTCGTAGCCACTGATATCTTCGATTTTCTTGTCAGTTTGGTTTCGGGGTCGTGCTGTTCTGAAGACATCACACCGGTGGAAATTGAAACATTGGAGAAGTCATAG